A genomic window from Xenorhabdus cabanillasii includes:
- the hslU gene encoding HslU--HslV peptidase ATPase subunit, with translation MSEMTPREIVSELDNHIIGQDKAKRAVAIALRNRWRRMQLDESLRYEVTPKNILMIGPTGVGKTEIARRLAKLANAPFIKVEATKFTEVGYVGKEVDSIIRDLTDAAVKMVRLQSIEKNRHRAEELAEERILDVLLPPAKNNWGQPETQPEQSSTRQTFRKKLREGQLDDKEIEIEVAAAPVGVEIMAPPGMEEMTNQLQSMFQNLAGQRQKSRKLKIKDAFKLLVEEEAAKLVNPEELKQQAIDAVEQHGIVFIDEIDKICKRGQSSGPDVSREGVQRDLLPLVEGCTVSTKHGMVKTDHILFIASGAFQVASPSDLIPELQGRLPIRVELQALTTEDFERILTEPNASLTEQYKALMATEGMNIEFTADGIRRIAEAAWQVNETTENIGARRLHTVLERMMEDISFEASECQGQSVEINADYVKTHLDELVADEDLSRFIL, from the coding sequence ATGTCTGAAATGACTCCTCGCGAAATTGTCAGCGAACTTGACAATCATATCATCGGTCAGGATAAAGCAAAGCGTGCTGTTGCCATTGCGCTGCGTAACCGCTGGCGTCGTATGCAGTTGGATGAATCACTGCGTTATGAAGTAACTCCGAAAAATATTCTGATGATTGGCCCAACCGGTGTTGGTAAAACCGAAATCGCCCGTCGTCTGGCAAAACTGGCCAATGCACCTTTTATCAAAGTTGAAGCAACAAAATTCACTGAAGTCGGTTATGTCGGTAAAGAAGTCGATTCCATTATTCGTGATCTGACTGACGCTGCCGTGAAAATGGTTCGCCTGCAATCTATTGAGAAAAACCGCCATCGTGCCGAAGAACTGGCTGAAGAGCGTATTCTGGACGTTCTGTTGCCACCAGCAAAAAATAACTGGGGCCAACCTGAAACTCAACCAGAGCAGTCCTCAACCCGCCAGACATTCCGCAAGAAACTGCGTGAAGGCCAGCTGGATGACAAAGAAATCGAGATCGAAGTTGCGGCAGCTCCTGTTGGTGTTGAAATCATGGCACCTCCGGGTATGGAAGAAATGACCAATCAATTACAGTCTATGTTCCAGAACCTGGCTGGTCAGCGTCAAAAAAGTCGTAAGCTGAAGATCAAAGATGCGTTCAAACTGCTGGTAGAAGAAGAAGCTGCGAAACTGGTTAACCCTGAAGAGTTGAAACAGCAAGCAATTGATGCAGTTGAACAGCATGGTATCGTCTTTATCGATGAAATTGATAAAATTTGTAAACGTGGCCAAAGCTCCGGCCCGGATGTTTCCCGCGAAGGCGTCCAGCGTGACCTTCTGCCATTGGTTGAAGGTTGTACTGTCTCCACCAAACACGGTATGGTAAAAACCGACCACATTCTGTTCATCGCTTCAGGCGCATTCCAGGTTGCCAGCCCTTCCGATTTGATCCCAGAGTTGCAAGGACGTCTGCCTATCCGTGTTGAATTGCAGGCACTGACAACTGAAGACTTTGAGCGCATCCTGACTGAACCGAATGCTTCACTGACAGAACAGTACAAAGCGTTGATGGCCACTGAAGGCATGAATATTGAGTTCACCGCTGACGGTATTCGCAGAATCGCAGAAGCTGCATGGCAGGTTAATGAGACAACCGAAAATATTGGTGCCCGCCGTTTGCATACTGTGCTTGAACGCATGATGGAAGATATCTCTTTCGAAGCCAGCGAATGTCAGGGGCAGTCTGTTGAAATCAATGCTGACTATGTCAAAACACACTTAGATGAGCTGGTAGCTGATGAAGATCTGAGCCGTTTTATCTTATAA
- the zapB gene encoding cell division protein ZapB, which yields MSFEVFEKLESKVQQAIDTITLLQMEIEELKEKNAALSQDVQNVTDSRDSLVRENEQLKQEQSAWQDRLRTLLGKMEDVQ from the coding sequence ATGTCATTTGAAGTTTTTGAAAAGCTAGAATCTAAAGTTCAGCAGGCAATTGATACCATCACTTTGCTGCAAATGGAAATTGAAGAATTAAAAGAAAAGAACGCAGCGTTATCTCAGGATGTCCAAAATGTGACAGATAGCCGTGATTCGCTGGTACGTGAAAATGAACAGCTCAAACAAGAACAATCAGCATGGCAAGATCGCTTACGTACCTTGTTGGGTAAGATGGAAGATGTGCAGTAA
- the emrD gene encoding multidrug efflux MFS transporter EmrD — protein sequence MRKILHFNLLLMLIVLAAVGQMTQTIYVPVIADMANYFGKPAGEVQRVMAAYLFSYGFSQLFYGPLSDKIGRRPVILTGISIFLVATACALFSSSLSVLVIASVFQGLGTGVGGVMVRTMPRDLYTGAELRYANSLLNMAILVSPLLAPMVGGIVGHYFGWRACYLFLLLLGATVTLFLFRHLPETRPEQTKQSTMLVSFHQLLSNGVFVSYLIMLVGSLAGVAVFEASSGVLMGAVLGLDSLTVSILFILPIPAAFLGSWYAGRENKTFYQLMWNSVICCLLAGALMWLPGWLGIINIWTLLIPAALFFFGAGMLFPLATTGAMEPFPYLAGAAGALVGGLQNVGSGVATWLSAMLPQNSQFSVGMLMFFLALLILLCWLPISQRIQHQEHTVG from the coding sequence ATGAGAAAAATATTACATTTTAATTTATTGCTGATGTTAATTGTGTTGGCCGCTGTCGGGCAGATGACCCAGACAATTTATGTTCCAGTTATTGCAGATATGGCGAATTACTTCGGGAAACCGGCGGGCGAAGTACAGCGTGTCATGGCGGCGTACTTATTCTCTTATGGGTTCTCACAGCTCTTTTATGGGCCATTATCGGATAAAATTGGCCGTCGTCCCGTTATTTTGACAGGAATATCAATTTTTCTGGTTGCCACAGCTTGTGCACTGTTTTCCTCCAGTTTATCAGTGCTGGTAATAGCCAGTGTATTTCAAGGCCTGGGCACGGGGGTCGGAGGGGTAATGGTGCGCACTATGCCAAGAGATTTATACACGGGAGCAGAGTTGCGTTATGCCAATAGTCTGCTGAATATGGCGATATTGGTCAGTCCTTTATTAGCGCCGATGGTAGGCGGTATCGTAGGCCATTATTTTGGTTGGCGTGCTTGCTATTTGTTTTTATTGCTGTTAGGGGCAACTGTAACTTTGTTTTTATTCCGGCATTTGCCGGAAACCCGCCCGGAGCAAACAAAACAGAGCACGATGCTGGTCTCTTTCCACCAATTGTTATCCAATGGAGTGTTTGTTTCTTACCTGATTATGTTGGTTGGTAGTCTGGCGGGTGTGGCTGTTTTTGAGGCTAGCAGCGGGGTTTTGATGGGCGCTGTTTTAGGGTTGGACAGTTTAACTGTCAGTATTCTGTTTATTCTGCCGATCCCTGCTGCATTTCTGGGCTCATGGTATGCAGGGCGTGAAAACAAAACGTTTTATCAATTAATGTGGAATTCCGTCATCTGTTGTTTGTTAGCAGGAGCGTTGATGTGGTTGCCAGGATGGTTGGGGATTATCAATATCTGGACGCTGTTGATCCCGGCTGCATTGTTCTTTTTTGGCGCTGGTATGCTGTTCCCGCTGGCAACGACGGGGGCTATGGAGCCATTTCCTTATCTGGCTGGTGCAGCGGGGGCGCTGGTGGGAGGATTACAGAATGTGGGTTCTGGCGTGGCTACATGGTTATCGGCGATGTTGCCACAAAACAGCCAGTTTAGCGTTGGTATGCTGATGTTCTTTTTGGCTCTGCTTATTCTATTGTGCTGGTTGCCAATTTCTCAGCGGATCCAGCATCAGGAACATACAGTCGGATAA
- the rraA gene encoding ribonuclease E activity regulator RraA encodes MKYDTSELCDIYQEDVNVVEPLFSNFGGRTSFGGQIITVKCFEDNGLLYDLLEEPGRGRILLADGGGSVRKALVDAELAQLAVNNEWEGIVVYGAVRQVDHLAELDIGIQAMAAIPAGSNSEGIGESDIRVNFGGVTFFSGDYLYADNTGMILSEVPLEMDDDSDDDEV; translated from the coding sequence ATGAAATATGATACTTCCGAACTTTGTGATATCTATCAAGAAGATGTAAACGTGGTAGAGCCATTATTCTCCAACTTTGGTGGGCGTACTTCATTTGGTGGTCAAATCATCACAGTGAAATGCTTTGAAGACAATGGATTGCTTTATGATTTACTGGAAGAACCCGGACGTGGACGCATTTTACTCGCCGATGGTGGTGGATCGGTACGCAAGGCTCTTGTCGATGCCGAGCTGGCTCAACTTGCTGTCAATAACGAATGGGAAGGTATCGTCGTCTACGGCGCCGTGCGTCAGGTAGACCACCTTGCTGAACTCGATATTGGCATTCAGGCAATGGCTGCTATTCCTGCTGGCTCTAACAGCGAAGGCATCGGAGAAAGTGATATCAGGGTGAATTTCGGTGGAGTTACTTTCTTTTCCGGCGATTATCTTTATGCAGATAATACAGGGATGATCCTATCAGAAGTTCCGCTGGAGATGGATGACGATAGCGACGATGATGAAGTGTAA
- the cytR gene encoding DNA-binding transcriptional regulator CytR has product MEKKNCALATMKDVAKVAGVSTATVSRTLMNPDKVSAHTRQKVENAVLEVGYYPHNLAKNLRRNESRAILVIVPNISDPFFNESIRGIEETAAKHGYLVLIGDCKHQQQQEHAFINLLITKRIDGMILLGSNVPFDVSKEEQKNMPPMVMANEFAPELGLPTVHIDNLTSAFNATYHLQKIGHKRIACITGPDTMPLCQYRLQGYIQALRRTSVPIRDEYIVRGDFTHESGAESAKILLTLPEPPSAIFCHSDVMAIGAMWQAKKMGLKLPEDLSIVGFDNINMAQYSEPPLTTVAQPCYEIGHNSMLLLLEQLQGRMVSKGSQLLDAELLIRESTCSPKS; this is encoded by the coding sequence ATGGAAAAAAAGAATTGCGCATTAGCGACAATGAAAGATGTCGCAAAAGTAGCTGGTGTTTCTACCGCAACTGTATCAAGAACACTTATGAATCCTGATAAAGTTTCTGCGCACACCCGCCAGAAAGTCGAAAATGCCGTACTGGAAGTAGGTTACTATCCGCATAATCTCGCCAAAAATTTGAGGCGAAATGAGTCCAGAGCCATCCTGGTTATCGTTCCGAATATCAGCGATCCTTTCTTCAATGAAAGTATCCGCGGCATTGAAGAAACTGCGGCAAAACATGGTTATTTGGTTCTGATTGGTGACTGTAAACATCAACAACAGCAAGAACATGCTTTTATCAATCTGCTCATTACCAAACGCATTGATGGCATGATATTACTTGGCTCAAATGTTCCTTTCGATGTCTCTAAAGAAGAGCAGAAAAATATGCCTCCCATGGTGATGGCTAATGAATTTGCACCTGAACTAGGGCTTCCTACTGTCCATATCGATAATCTGACCTCCGCTTTCAATGCCACCTATCACCTGCAAAAAATCGGGCACAAACGCATCGCCTGTATCACCGGGCCAGATACAATGCCACTGTGCCAATATCGGCTTCAGGGTTATATTCAGGCATTACGTCGTACCAGCGTTCCTATCCGTGATGAATATATAGTCAGAGGTGACTTCACCCATGAAAGTGGCGCTGAATCAGCAAAAATCCTGCTTACCCTGCCGGAACCTCCCAGCGCTATTTTTTGCCATAGTGATGTCATGGCAATTGGTGCAATGTGGCAAGCTAAAAAAATGGGATTAAAATTACCAGAAGACCTGTCCATTGTTGGTTTTGATAACATCAACATGGCGCAATACAGCGAACCGCCGCTGACAACTGTGGCACAGCCATGTTATGAAATTGGACATAACTCAATGCTTTTGTTGCTGGAACAGCTCCAGGGCCGTATGGTTTCGAAAGGTTCACAATTATTAGATGCAGAATTGCTTATTCGTGAGAGTACTTGTTCGCCTAAAAGCTAG
- a CDS encoding 1,4-dihydroxy-2-naphthoate polyprenyltransferase translates to MSSITMGNQIQAWLESLRLKTLPLAVAAIMTGSALASWAGHFKWPVALLALLTASLLQILSNLANDYGDVTKGSDTEKRIGPMRGMQKGLITAQQMKAALKITVLLSCLSGISLITVACHSPNDIIGFLGLGLLAIIAAITYTVGAKPYGYMGLGDLSVLIFFGWLSVLGTYYLQTKTFSLDTVLPATACGLLSVAVLNINNLRDIEIDRQNGKNTLAVRLGGKKARYYHAALLTGAMLCFVIFTLFYLNNWYNWLFLLSFPLLFQHMLQVLRDPTAEGMRPKLVQMVKAALLTNILFSIGLILN, encoded by the coding sequence ATGAGTTCAATAACAATGGGCAATCAAATACAGGCATGGCTGGAAAGCTTACGCCTCAAAACCCTTCCACTTGCCGTAGCAGCCATTATGACCGGATCTGCTCTTGCATCATGGGCGGGTCATTTCAAATGGCCGGTGGCGTTGCTGGCCTTATTAACTGCTTCTCTGCTACAAATTCTGTCCAATCTTGCCAATGATTATGGTGATGTCACTAAAGGTAGTGATACCGAAAAACGCATTGGCCCAATGCGCGGCATGCAAAAGGGCTTGATCACAGCACAACAAATGAAAGCCGCATTGAAAATTACCGTGTTGCTCTCTTGTCTGTCAGGAATTTCTCTCATCACCGTTGCTTGTCATAGCCCAAACGATATTATCGGCTTTCTGGGCCTGGGATTACTGGCGATCATCGCTGCGATTACTTATACGGTGGGCGCTAAGCCGTATGGTTATATGGGGTTGGGTGACCTTTCCGTCCTTATTTTCTTTGGTTGGCTCAGTGTCCTTGGTACTTACTATCTGCAAACCAAGACTTTTTCTCTGGATACCGTTCTGCCCGCAACGGCCTGTGGCTTACTCTCCGTGGCGGTGTTGAATATTAATAACTTACGTGATATCGAAATAGATCGCCAAAACGGTAAAAATACACTGGCGGTCAGACTAGGTGGAAAAAAAGCCCGTTACTATCATGCGGCACTGCTTACAGGTGCCATGCTCTGCTTTGTCATCTTTACTCTTTTTTATCTAAATAACTGGTATAACTGGTTATTTTTACTGTCTTTCCCCTTGTTATTTCAGCATATGTTACAGGTACTGCGCGATCCAACTGCCGAAGGTATGCGCCCCAAGCTGGTACAAATGGTCAAGGCTGCGTTATTGACTAATATCCTGTTTTCCATTGGATTGATACTTAATTAG
- the ftsN gene encoding cell division protein FtsN — MAQRDYVSRGHSNPRRKGTGKKKNQAQGLPKTTLAIAVTLVVTFIGGLYFIVHTKNESVQNTPPITHQLKGHGLPPIPEERWSYIKELENRPVGLPSMQDPSSTPNQQNNRPTELTPEQRQLLEQMQADMRQPPTQLAEVPYNSEPVPRSHVLVNPPVQKPSPEYTPQQNPVLQQENKPSVQFQSPQAQIPRSQTSNETSKPKTALNESRLMLQCGSFRTIEQAESVRASLALVGIESKITTKDSWNRVVVGPYKSKDGAEKMRNRIANTGISNCILRPAGG, encoded by the coding sequence GTGGCACAACGAGATTATGTGAGTCGCGGGCATTCCAATCCCCGTCGGAAAGGTACTGGTAAGAAAAAAAATCAGGCTCAAGGGCTACCTAAGACGACATTAGCTATCGCCGTCACTTTGGTGGTCACATTCATTGGTGGACTTTATTTCATCGTACATACTAAAAATGAAAGTGTACAAAATACACCACCAATCACTCACCAGCTTAAAGGCCATGGTCTGCCACCAATACCAGAAGAACGCTGGAGTTATATCAAAGAGCTGGAAAACCGACCTGTTGGCCTGCCATCAATGCAGGACCCCTCTTCAACGCCCAACCAACAGAACAACAGGCCAACGGAACTGACGCCAGAACAGCGCCAGTTACTTGAACAAATGCAGGCAGATATGCGCCAGCCTCCAACACAATTAGCTGAAGTACCATATAACAGTGAGCCAGTTCCTCGCTCACACGTCCTTGTGAATCCACCGGTACAAAAACCATCTCCAGAATATACTCCACAGCAAAATCCGGTACTTCAACAGGAGAATAAACCATCGGTGCAATTTCAATCACCTCAGGCTCAAATACCTCGGTCTCAAACATCCAATGAGACCAGTAAGCCAAAGACAGCGCTAAATGAATCCAGATTAATGCTACAATGTGGCTCATTCCGTACTATAGAGCAGGCAGAATCCGTCCGTGCCAGCCTCGCGTTAGTCGGTATTGAGAGTAAGATTACAACAAAAGACAGTTGGAACCGGGTTGTAGTGGGACCGTATAAGAGCAAAGATGGTGCAGAAAAAATGCGCAATCGCATTGCCAATACCGGGATTTCCAACTGTATTCTCCGCCCTGCTGGGGGTTGA
- a CDS encoding MIP/aquaporin family protein: protein MSRTTTPTLSGQCISEFLGTALLVFFGLGCVAAARLAGAQLGLWEISIIWGFGVALAVYLTAGISGAHLNPAVTIALCLFASFDRKKVLPYIIAQMLGGFVAAAIVYMMYYNLFLDYEQVHNIVRGSQESLFTAGVFSTYPASQISVFHAFIVEVVIAAVLLCLILALTDDGNGIPRGPLAPLIIGILIAVIGGSFGPLTGFALNPARDFGPKLVAYLAGWGNIALTGGRDIPYFLVPLIAPIVGAILGAFGYRKLITCHLPRGA from the coding sequence ATGAGTCGGACCACCACTCCAACATTATCAGGTCAATGTATTTCAGAATTTCTGGGTACTGCATTGCTTGTTTTCTTCGGTTTAGGCTGTGTTGCTGCTGCCCGTCTTGCAGGAGCGCAACTGGGTCTATGGGAAATCAGCATCATCTGGGGCTTTGGTGTTGCCCTAGCTGTTTACCTTACAGCCGGAATTTCTGGTGCACACCTGAATCCAGCAGTAACCATTGCTCTATGCCTATTTGCCAGTTTTGACAGAAAAAAAGTACTTCCTTACATCATTGCCCAAATGTTAGGTGGTTTTGTCGCCGCAGCTATCGTCTATATGATGTATTACAACCTTTTCCTTGATTATGAGCAAGTTCACAACATTGTTCGTGGATCACAAGAAAGTCTTTTCACGGCTGGAGTATTTTCCACTTACCCTGCATCACAAATTTCCGTATTCCATGCATTTATCGTTGAAGTTGTCATCGCGGCTGTTTTGCTTTGCCTGATTCTGGCACTAACAGACGATGGAAATGGCATTCCGCGTGGCCCTTTGGCGCCACTGATTATCGGTATTTTGATTGCTGTTATCGGTGGCTCTTTTGGCCCCCTGACCGGATTTGCCCTGAATCCTGCGCGTGATTTCGGCCCTAAATTAGTTGCTTATTTAGCCGGATGGGGAAATATTGCCCTGACTGGTGGTCGGGATATCCCTTATTTCCTTGTTCCGTTGATAGCCCCCATTGTTGGTGCAATTCTGGGCGCATTTGGTTACCGCAAACTGATTACCTGCCATTTACCCCGTGGAGCTTAG
- the glpK gene encoding glycerol kinase GlpK — MTTENMTDKKYIVALDQGTTSSRAVVLDHDANIVCISQREFPQIYPKPGWVEHDPMEIWASQSSTLVEVLAKADIHTDQIAGIGITNQRETTIIWEKETGKPVYNAIVWQCRRTADICTRLKKKEGLEEYIRHNTGLVIDPYFSGTKIKWILDNIEGVRLRAENGELLFGTVDTWLVWKMTQGRVHVTDYTNASRTMLFNIHNLDWDQKILDELGIPRVMLPKVATSSEIYGQTNIGGKGGTRIPIAGIAGDQQAALYGQLCVHPGMAKNTYGTGCFLLMNTGTDAVRSNHGLLTTIACGPRGEVNYALEGAVFVGGASIQWLRDELKLIADAADSEYFAKKVKDSNGVYVVPAFTGLGAPYWDPYARGAIFGLTRGANSNHIIRATLESIAYQTRDVLDAMQADSGTRLQALRVDGGAVTNNFLMQFQADILGTRVERPEIRESTALGAAFLAGLAVGFWKDLDEVKSKATIEKEFRPSIETTERNHKYNGWKKAVARAQEWEDRA, encoded by the coding sequence ATGACAACAGAAAATATGACTGATAAAAAATATATCGTTGCTTTGGATCAGGGGACAACCAGTTCACGGGCAGTAGTACTTGATCACGACGCTAATATTGTTTGTATTTCACAACGTGAATTTCCACAAATATACCCTAAGCCAGGTTGGGTAGAGCACGATCCAATGGAGATCTGGGCCAGCCAAAGCTCAACATTGGTCGAAGTGCTGGCAAAAGCAGATATCCACACAGATCAGATTGCCGGTATTGGCATCACTAATCAACGAGAAACAACTATTATCTGGGAAAAAGAGACAGGTAAACCTGTTTACAATGCCATTGTATGGCAATGTCGCCGGACAGCAGATATTTGTACCAGACTGAAGAAAAAAGAAGGTCTGGAAGAATATATCCGTCATAACACTGGCCTGGTGATCGATCCCTATTTTTCCGGTACAAAAATAAAATGGATCCTGGACAATATTGAAGGTGTCCGCCTGCGTGCTGAAAATGGCGAACTGTTATTCGGCACAGTTGATACCTGGCTGGTCTGGAAAATGACACAAGGTCGCGTGCATGTCACCGATTACACCAACGCTTCCCGTACTATGCTATTTAACATCCATAATCTCGACTGGGATCAGAAAATCCTTGATGAGTTGGGTATTCCTCGCGTTATGTTGCCAAAAGTTGCAACATCTTCTGAAATTTATGGTCAGACCAACATCGGTGGTAAAGGCGGTACTCGTATTCCTATCGCAGGAATCGCAGGAGATCAACAAGCTGCGCTCTATGGACAGTTATGTGTCCATCCTGGCATGGCAAAAAACACTTATGGCACAGGCTGCTTCCTGCTGATGAATACAGGAACCGATGCCGTACGCTCCAATCATGGTCTGCTGACTACCATCGCTTGTGGGCCACGAGGTGAAGTCAACTATGCACTGGAAGGTGCCGTATTTGTAGGTGGTGCATCTATTCAGTGGCTGCGTGATGAACTGAAACTTATTGCAGATGCAGCAGACTCCGAATACTTCGCTAAAAAAGTAAAAGACAGTAATGGCGTTTATGTTGTTCCGGCCTTTACCGGTCTTGGAGCCCCTTATTGGGATCCTTACGCCCGAGGTGCCATTTTCGGCCTGACCCGTGGAGCAAACAGCAACCATATTATTCGTGCCACACTCGAATCCATCGCTTACCAAACCCGTGATGTATTGGATGCAATGCAGGCCGATTCTGGTACACGTCTGCAAGCACTGCGCGTAGATGGTGGTGCGGTTACCAATAACTTCTTGATGCAATTCCAGGCTGACATCCTCGGCACCCGTGTCGAACGCCCTGAAATACGCGAAAGTACAGCCTTAGGAGCCGCCTTCCTTGCTGGTTTAGCCGTTGGTTTCTGGAAAGATCTTGACGAAGTGAAGAGTAAGGCAACCATCGAAAAAGAATTCCGTCCAAGTATTGAAACTACAGAACGTAATCACAAATACAACGGTTGGAAAAAAGCGGTTGCCCGCGCTCAAGAATGGGAAGACCGCGCTTAA
- the hslV gene encoding ATP-dependent protease subunit HslV — protein sequence MTTIVSVRRNGQVIIGGDGQATMGHTVMKGNVRKVRRLYNDKVIAGFAGGTADAFTLFELFERKLEMHQGHLTKAAVELAKDWRTDRMLRKLEALLAVADENTSLIITGNGDVIQPENDLIAIGSGGSYAQAAARAMLETTELSAREIAERALTIAGDICIYTNQNHNFEELSSKA from the coding sequence GTGACTACAATCGTAAGTGTTCGCCGTAATGGCCAAGTCATCATCGGTGGTGATGGACAAGCAACAATGGGTCATACCGTTATGAAAGGCAATGTCCGTAAGGTACGCCGCCTTTACAATGACAAAGTCATCGCGGGTTTTGCTGGCGGTACTGCAGATGCCTTCACCCTGTTTGAGCTGTTTGAACGTAAGCTCGAAATGCATCAAGGGCATTTGACTAAAGCAGCAGTTGAACTAGCCAAAGATTGGCGGACAGACAGAATGCTCCGCAAGCTGGAAGCTTTGCTTGCCGTTGCAGATGAAAATACATCTCTGATTATTACAGGTAACGGTGATGTGATTCAGCCGGAAAATGATCTTATCGCTATTGGCTCCGGTGGCTCATATGCACAAGCAGCTGCTCGCGCAATGCTGGAAACCACCGAACTCAGCGCCCGGGAAATCGCAGAACGCGCCCTGACTATCGCTGGCGATATCTGTATCTACACCAACCAAAATCATAACTTCGAAGAATTGTCCTCAAAAGCGTAA